Proteins encoded in a region of the Planococcus citri chromosome 1, ihPlaCitr1.1, whole genome shotgun sequence genome:
- the LOC135846525 gene encoding uncharacterized protein LOC135846525 — translation MSTITEITCEKCLRPLIPSDPASQARGISTYGFFLTKCKHLYHQSCIRELYNTPTSANSQEPHSFICQRQNCATLVKHNEIFTIAPTLQTRTIHSAGSSTMLDENLKPTTEIVCEKCLLPLISPRSANQTPQITTYVFSISNCKHLYHQSCIRDLYNTQTTSPNSEEPFIFICQNQKCAAPVKHDQIFTVVPTLQSRKIDSVTNDESSEPQAPSYANAATTTTKHQPITAVNQMPKTTISKIPKPKSTTNQNTSSKTPSQTTKCTQPFKMLIILANELDAKLRECERKNPASIARSYSRAKKPAKHGPIEQTRQRHIRFQKRFKMDPEILEPFYPLNSYPFQYTVAGIESWDGVAKIAIFAKDVLMMGDGLIYGMVKLISTAIPFEFDLHPALYGRDFDILDLAVALDFSFPKLPPRIMLSIGNWDVFDFIRSQPQKFHDKFRKLLQSFESRQVKELYLIPPIRYTNRDSSSAFAYVVFLFKADGGNTFGGKTIVLDPPSSFKYPIVDKDGPMFELELFEPFVRYIRERFIPAAAENHSDDEVM, via the coding sequence ATGTCAACGATCACGGAAATCACATGCGAAAAATGCCTACGTCCATTGATACCTTCAGATCCAGCGAGTCAGGCGCGAGGAATCTCAACCTATGgtttttttctgacaaaatgCAAACATTTATACCATCAAAGCTGCATCAGGGAACTGTACAACACCCCGACGTCGGCCAATTCGCAAGAACCGCATAGCTTCATCTGTCAACGTCAGAATTGTGCCACTTTGGTAAagcataatgaaattttcaccatagctCCTACATTACAAACCAGAACAATTCATTCTGCAGGCTCATCAACAATGCTTGATGAGAATTTAAAACCAACTACGGAAATCGTATGCGAAAAATGTCTACTCCCACTGATATCTCCACGTTCAGCGAATCAGACGCCACAAATCACAACGTACGTGTTTTCTATCTCAAATTGTAAGCATTTATACCATCAAAGCTGCATCAGAGATCTGTATAATACTCAGACGACGTCGCCCAATTCGGAAGAACCGTTCATCTTCATCTGTCAAAATCAGAAGTGTGCAGCTCCGGTAAAGCATGATCAGATTTTTACCGTAGTTCCCACATTACAAAGCAGAAAAATTGATTCTGTGACGAACGATGAGTCATCTGAACCACAAGCACCAAGTTACGCCAATGCTGCGACAACCACAACAAAACACCAGCCGATAACTGCAGTTAACCAGATGCCCAAAACTACCATCAGCAAAataccaaaaccaaaatcaacGACAAACCAGAATACGAGTAGTAAGACACCCTCTCAAACAACGAAGTGTACACAACCgtttaaaatgttgataattctGGCTAATGAATTAGATGCAAAACTACGAGAATGTGAGCGTAAAAATCCGGCTTCCATTGCTCGTTCTTATTCTCGTGCAAAGAAACCTGCAAAACACGGACCTATAGAGCAAACCAGACAGCGTCACATACGATTCcaaaaacgatttaaaatggATCCCGAGATACTCGAACCGTTCTACCCTCTGAATTCTTATCCCTTTCAGTATACTGTGGCTGGAATTGAATCCTGGGATGGAGTTGCAAAAATCGCCATATTTGCCAAGGACGTACTCATGATGGGAGATGGTCTTATATACGGTATGGTAAAATTGATCTCTACAGCGATACCTTTCGAATTCGATTTACATCCAGCATTATACGGAAGAGATTTCGACATTTTAGATTTAGCTGTCGCATTGGACTTTTCATTTCCAAAGCTTCCTCCTAGAATCATGCTTTCCATTGGAAATTGGGATGTCTTCGATTTTATTCGAAGTCAAcctcaaaaatttcatgataagtTCCGAAAACTCCTTCAAAGTTTTGAATCTCGTCAAGTCAAGGAATTATATTTGATCCCTCCAATAAGGTACACTAATCGAGACTCGTCATCTGCATTTGcgtatgttgtttttttgttcaaagctGATGGTGGTAATACTTTTGGCGGCAAAACTATAGTCTTGGATCCGCCTTCTTCATTCAAGTATCCCATTGTGGACAAAGATGGGCCGATGTTCGAACTAGAACTATTTGAACCCTTCGTACGATACATACGTGAGAGATTCATTCCTGCAGCTGCTGAAAATCACTCCGATGATGaagtaatgtag
- the LOC135846528 gene encoding cytochrome P450 6k1-like — MCFYHSLILFATAMLLYLYWSFKNAYKFFEHRGIPFVKPSSLLFGNMADVIFMRTTLPEKYVQFYKQLAPHKFGGILTMKKPTIVFRDPELIKKILIKDFASFTDRGFNTVRKIEPLSHSLFTMKGDEWKTLRVKLSNSFSSGKMKMMFPILKECGEKLSRVIEEINVNRTFDVKDLASRYTTDTVGSCVLGLGSNSLDNPNSEFRKIGEKIFVFRYAAFFRSIWTNMPETLIKLFNITLINPTIQKRFAKMIDDTIKYREENNISRNDFMDRMIALKSQVSSQIPNDVEEDKDLQKFVDQVGQKYLRSNKHIDITNDLLAAQAFVFFAGGFGVTAITLSNILLELSLNGGIQDKVRQEIFHVLSSNGGELTYDNMKQMTYTDMVIAETLRKYPPAAVLFREAGENYKIPDTDVIIPAGTSIIVPTYGIHLDELFYENPTEFRPERFTAEEKAKRSSCTYLPFGEGPRICIAERFANLQVKVGLIYAIKNFTYRVSPEMKLPMEYRKVFGLLNPESGILLQRQK, encoded by the exons ATGTGTTTTTACCATTCTTTGATTTTATTCGCGACAGCGATGCTCTTATATTTATATTGGTCATTCAAAAATGCgtacaaatttttcgaacatcGCGGTATACCATTCGTCAAACCGAGCAGTTTACTATTTGGAAATATGGCCGATGTCATATTCATGCGGACAACTCTACCGGAAAAATACGTACAATTTTATAAGCAACTTGCTCCGCATAAATTCGGCGGTATTCTTACGATGAAGAAACCGACTATCGTATTTCGCGATCCGGagctcattaaaaaaattttaatcaaagatTTTGCTTCTTTCACCGATCGCGGTTTTAATACGGTGAGAAAAATTGAACCTTTGAGTCACTCGTTGTTTACGATGAAAG GTGACGAATGGAAAACCCTCAGAGTTAAACTTAGCAATAGTTTTTCATCTGGCAAAATGAAGATGATGTTTCCTATTCTAAAAGAATGCGGAGAAAAGTTATCTCGTGTTATTGAAGAAATAAATGTCAATCGGACATTTGATGTAAAAGATTTAGCGTCGAGGTATACAACTGATACGGTAGGAAGCTGCGTTCTCGGATTGGGTTCGAATTCTTTAGATAATCCTAACTctgaattcagaaaaattggagagaaaatattcgtattcag ATACGCGGCATTTTTTAGAAGTATATGGACGAATATGCCGGAGACATTGATTAAATTATTTAACATAACCTTAATCAATCCAACAATTCAAAAACGTTTCGCGAAAATGATCGACGACACTATCAAATACCGCGAGGAAAATAACATCTCGCGAAATGATTTCATGGATCGAATGATAGCATTGAAAAGTCAAGTCAGTTCGCAGATACCAAACGATGTGGAAGAAGACaaagatcttcaaaaatttgttgatcaAGTTGGCCAGAAGTACTTGAGAAGTAATAAACATATAG ACATTACTAACGATCTATTAGCTGCTCAAGCTTTCGTATTTTTTGCTGGTGGTTTCGGAGTAACTGCTATTACTTTGAGCAATATACTGCTGGAATTATCACTAAATGGCGGTATTCAAGATAAAGTTCGCCAAGAGATATTCCATGTACTTTCCTCTAACGGAGGCGAACTGACTTATGACAACATGAAACAAATGACTTACACAGATATGGTGATTGCTG AAACCCTCAGAAAGTATCCACCAGCTGCGGTATTGTTTAGGGAAGCGggcgaaaattacaaaatccctGATACTGATGTAATCATACCCGCTGGCACATCGATCATTGTGCCCACGTACGGAATACATTTAGATGAATTGTTTTACGAAAACCCTACAGAATTTCGCCCAGAACGTTTTACCGCAGAAGAAAAAGCCAAACGATCAAGTTGCACATATTTACCTTTCGGAGAAGGGCCAAGAATTtgtatag cCGAACGATTTGCCAATTTGCAAGTGAAAGTAGGTCTAATTTATGCTATCAAAAACTTCACGTATCGCGTATCACCCGAAATGAAGCTTCCAATGGAGTATCGGAAAGTTTTTGGTTTATTAAATCCGGAAAGCGGTATCCTACTGCAGCGACAAAAATAA